A stretch of DNA from Pirellulales bacterium:
GCGCGGGCCGCGTCGGTCCAGACCGTGTCATTAGACGAAGTCACCAACTGGCACCTCCGCCGCCGCCCCCCGACGAACCGCCGCCGCCAAAAGAGCCCCCTCCAAATCCGCCGCTCGACCCGCCAAATCCGCCTCCAAAACCACCGAACCCTCCGGAATTGCCAGACCAGATGAGGGGACCCCACAGGTTCCAGCCGAGCCGATTATGCAGCACCGAGAAGACAATGATTATCATTATGACGGCCAGCAGCACCGCGATCGCGGAGCCGCTTTGGTCCCGAGGTGCGACGTGCCGCACGTTCGGCGCTCCGGCGATCTTGACTCCGGCGTCGTCGGCAATCTGGTTGACCACGGCGACGCTCAGATGGTAGAGGCCGTCGGAGTATTTGTCCTGTCGGAAATACTCCTCGGCAACCTCGCGCGAGAGCGAACCGATCCACGAATCGGGCATCGCTCCTTCCAATCCATAGCCCGTGTGAATCCGAACCTTGCGATCGGCCACCGAAAGGACGATCAACGCGCCGTTGTTCTTGTCCCTGCGGCCCAGTTTCCAGAGCGTGTAATGCCGCTGGGCAAAGGAAAAGATGTCCTCCCCTTCCAGGCTCGGCAGGGTGAGGACCTTGACCTGGGCGGTCGTCGCTCGGTCCAGTTCGCCAAGCAGGCTTTCGAGCGATTGCCGCGCGTCGTCTTGGAGCACATGGGCCGTGTCGACCACATACGTGCCGGGATCCTGGATCGTCAGCGGACCTGCCGCATGAACCACCGGCGCAGCGGCGAGCAGCAGCGCAACGCTCGCCGACACGATCCACGGCCAGCGGCGCGCTCGTATGTTACCAGCCATCGACCGCGGTCCCCAGGGCTGTGACGTCCGCATGCAGTTGATGAAATGCCTCCCAACTGGGCGAACTGGAAGTCGCCAGTGCGCGGCGAATCCCAGGAAGGAGCAGCTCGACTGTCCGCTCAATCTCGGAGACGACGCGATCCGCCGGCAGGCGCGCCTTTTGCCCTTTCAGCCAGAGCATTCCTCGCAAAATCCGCAACAATCCGCGGAGCCAGTCTCGCTGGAGCAGCGCCAGGTGATCTTCGATTCCCGATGCGGCCAGCAGCCCCTGTCGCAGACCAATCGACACGACATCCAGCTCTCGTTCGCATTGCAGGCGAACGTCGCGATCGTCGAATTCCAGATCGTGAGAATAGTCGGGTCCGAAGACGATTGAATAAGCCTGCTGAATTTCGATCAACTCCAGCGGAAATGTGTCGCGAATGGAATTTAGAAAAGCCGGCGTCATGACGAGAGGCGGGGCCAATCCGAAGCGCCCGTATTGCCGACCAACCGCGCCCAGACGGCGGAGCAGGTCCAGGTCGATCCCCTGCAACATGAGAACGCTTTGGATCGAGGGTGGTTTGCGCTCGAGAGTCCCCTCGACGATCGCCCCGTACAGCGTCCAGCCCAACCCATTTTCCGCAGCCAACCCTTGAAGCTGCGCGCCAAACTTTCGTATCGGTTCGCGATGCGGTTCGGCGATACGGGTCAGGTCTGGCACGTGAGGGATCGTCCGCGTATCGTAACGCGCCGCCGCCAGCGATACCGAGCTAGACGACGGTGAAGGCGCCGCTCGCCGATTAGTCTCCGCGCAGCTTCAATCCCCGTCCGGTCAATTTCTCGCGGACTTCGTTCAAGCTGGTCACGCCGAAGTTCTTGCACTCAAGCAAATCGTCGCCGGTCCGGCGGACTAACTCGCTGATCGTATTGATGCCCAGCCGGATCATGCACTTGCGGGCGCGAACCGACAGGTTCAAATCGGCGATCGGCCTCTCCAAGAGGGCCTGCTCGTCAGGGGTCATCGACTCCGGCTCGAAAATCGGCTCCGGCTCGCGCTGCTCGGAGGCGAGCTGTCCAAGCGCAAGCCCCTTCGAGGCCATCATTTCGCGAATCTCGACCAGCGACGTCTCCCCGAAATTCTTGCTGGCGAGCAATTCCGCTTCGCTGCACCGCGCCAAATCTCCGAGCGTCATGATCCCCATCTTTTGCAAGCAATTCCGGCTCCGCACGGACAATTCGAAATCCGTCACCGGGATGCCCAACACCTGGCTCAGCCGATCGCGGCGGCGCTGAGCGTCTTCGTCGTAGAACATGTTGCGAGAGGCCAGCACATCCTTGATGAACAATCGCGCCCGATAGTGGTTTGGGAACGAATCGAGGATGCGCTGATAACACTGCTGAGCGCGTTCGTATTGCTGGCGGTCTTCATAGAGGATTCCAAGATTCAACAACGCTCCGAGATGGGCGGGAAAGCGCGCCACCGAGCGCTCATACAAATCCAGCGCGGAGTCGTCGTTGCCATACCGATCATTTTCGATCGCCAAGCCGAAAAGCGCTCCGGCATGGCGGCCATCG
This window harbors:
- a CDS encoding TPM domain-containing protein; this encodes MAGNIRARRWPWIVSASVALLLAAAPVVHAAGPLTIQDPGTYVVDTAHVLQDDARQSLESLLGELDRATTAQVKVLTLPSLEGEDIFSFAQRHYTLWKLGRRDKNNGALIVLSVADRKVRIHTGYGLEGAMPDSWIGSLSREVAEEYFRQDKYSDGLYHLSVAVVNQIADDAGVKIAGAPNVRHVAPRDQSGSAIAVLLAVIMIIIVFSVLHNRLGWNLWGPLIWSGNSGGFGGFGGGFGGSSGGFGGGSFGGGGSSGGGGGGASW
- a CDS encoding DNA-directed RNA polymerase subunit alpha C-terminal domain-containing protein yields the protein MPQAIALNVKQIVLTNGTFGPPEIQQIVDALAEDVGNHRALREAVNELETSEERSPAAAVRLGVCQYLLGRYHHAIDTLKTGDGGALAHFYLGKAQAALEHYDAAIESFNAASKAGYNADQCALARVDVLRTAGKSQAALELLDRLSGAVEQTAEYLYQRGATVAALHGNPSEVVKLYERAVEADGRHAGALFGLAIENDRYGNDDSALDLYERSVARFPAHLGALLNLGILYEDRQQYERAQQCYQRILDSFPNHYRARLFIKDVLASRNMFYDEDAQRRRDRLSQVLGIPVTDFELSVRSRNCLQKMGIMTLGDLARCSEAELLASKNFGETSLVEIREMMASKGLALGQLASEQREPEPIFEPESMTPDEQALLERPIADLNLSVRARKCMIRLGINTISELVRRTGDDLLECKNFGVTSLNEVREKLTGRGLKLRGD